In Ectothiorhodospiraceae bacterium 2226, a single window of DNA contains:
- a CDS encoding EAL domain-containing protein, translating to MHAGPGRWDSLRARLLLLVLFAMLPSVALLAYSVAEQHRQAAQRAEHETLMLVQAIAREQALHLATTRLTLRALAKLPALRAPGGACDSLLASLLSAHPYYTNLAAATPEGDVYCSGLPFSSAVNAGDHAFFRRTLETQAFSAGDYQVGRITGLPAVNFGYPILDSDGELAGVAFAALDLEWVKELTLRAQLPRGAVLLMIDPAGGVIARIGHDGRWLTRGDPAAPLRRALATDREGGTVRVMAEDGTTRLHAYAPFYQGASGTSYVSVGVPAVEALAVARGDLLRNLGLLLLVASLAIFAAWFGSEVFLLRRVRALGEASRRLAQGDLKARSGLQRGGDELGCLAAAFDDMAGSLQRVNRALRTLSAGNRALVRATDEHELLQDICRIVVEVGGYRCAWVCHARHTEADKVAVEVWAAAGPAATTAPPIDAQTLAGLDAGAPLVVKRCGQGHTEVPDGCRALAVLPLRADGESLGALVICAASPDCFDAEALELLEETAGDLAYGIGNLRARSERRQAQDLIERMAYHDTLTGLPNQAAMEQHLRTSLGREGGAARGAMLMVDLERFREINEALGFHQGDQLLKAAAQRLSEAVPGGAMVARLRGDEFAVLLSPADADTASSVAQGIREALDRPFPLGGLSLRINAVIGIALAPEHGDEPARLGRHADVAVRQAKRSRRPFAVYDPSADEDGPQRLALASDLRHAIDAGALDLYYQPKIDLRQNALCGVEALVRWRHPVRGMVSPDEFVSLAEHTGLIKPLTLWVLEQALGQAAAWRSAGVSIPIAVNLSAWNLRDRNLLPKIEELFARWGAGPGWLDLEITESAMMEDPEGAVGTLRALSALGIGLFIDDFGTGYSSLSYLTKLPVNAVKIDKSFVMDMLSNPQSAAVVHSTIGLAHDLQIAVVAEGVEDAIVSERLANWGCDVGQGYFYGRPAPAEELVVAKGRITRCQ from the coding sequence ATGCACGCCGGACCGGGACGCTGGGATTCCTTGCGCGCGCGGCTGTTGTTGTTGGTGCTGTTCGCGATGCTGCCGAGCGTGGCGCTGCTTGCCTACTCAGTGGCGGAGCAGCACAGGCAAGCCGCACAGCGTGCCGAACACGAGACGCTGATGCTGGTGCAGGCGATCGCGCGCGAGCAGGCGCTGCATTTGGCCACCACGCGCCTCACGCTGCGCGCGCTGGCTAAGCTGCCCGCCCTGCGTGCTCCGGGCGGGGCCTGCGACAGCCTGCTCGCCAGCCTGTTGAGCGCCCATCCCTATTACACGAACCTGGCGGCCGCCACCCCTGAGGGCGATGTCTACTGCAGCGGGCTGCCGTTCTCGTCCGCGGTCAACGCCGGCGATCACGCCTTCTTCCGACGCACCCTCGAGACCCAAGCCTTCAGTGCCGGCGATTATCAGGTCGGACGCATCACCGGGCTGCCGGCGGTGAATTTCGGTTACCCCATCCTCGACAGCGACGGCGAACTCGCGGGTGTGGCCTTCGCGGCGCTGGACCTCGAATGGGTCAAGGAGCTCACCCTGCGCGCGCAGCTTCCACGCGGGGCCGTCCTGCTGATGATCGACCCCGCCGGCGGCGTGATCGCCCGGATCGGCCACGATGGGCGGTGGTTGACGCGCGGCGACCCAGCCGCACCCTTGCGCCGGGCGCTGGCGACGGACCGCGAAGGCGGCACCGTGCGAGTGATGGCGGAGGACGGCACCACGCGCTTACACGCCTACGCGCCCTTCTACCAGGGAGCCTCGGGGACGAGCTACGTGTCGGTCGGCGTGCCTGCGGTGGAGGCTTTGGCTGTAGCCCGCGGGGATCTACTGCGTAACCTCGGCTTGCTGTTACTGGTCGCCAGCCTGGCGATCTTCGCGGCGTGGTTCGGCAGCGAGGTGTTTCTGCTGCGGCGCGTGCGGGCGCTCGGCGAGGCCTCGCGACGCCTCGCCCAGGGCGATCTGAAGGCCCGCTCGGGCCTGCAACGGGGGGGCGACGAGTTGGGCTGCCTCGCCGCGGCCTTCGACGACATGGCCGGCTCGTTACAGCGGGTGAATCGGGCCCTGCGCACCCTCAGCGCGGGAAACCGGGCGTTGGTGCGCGCCACCGATGAGCACGAACTCTTGCAGGATATCTGTCGCATCGTGGTGGAGGTCGGGGGATACCGCTGTGCGTGGGTGTGCCATGCGCGGCACACCGAGGCGGATAAGGTGGCTGTGGAGGTATGGGCCGCCGCGGGCCCGGCGGCAACCACGGCACCCCCCATCGACGCCCAAACCCTTGCCGGGCTCGATGCCGGCGCGCCGTTGGTGGTGAAGCGCTGCGGGCAGGGACACACCGAGGTGCCCGACGGATGCCGCGCGTTGGCGGTGCTTCCCCTGCGCGCTGACGGGGAGTCGCTCGGGGCGCTGGTAATCTGCGCCGCAAGCCCCGACTGTTTCGATGCCGAGGCCTTGGAACTCCTGGAAGAGACCGCCGGCGACCTGGCCTACGGTATCGGCAATCTGCGCGCGCGCAGCGAGCGGCGCCAGGCGCAGGATCTGATCGAGCGCATGGCCTACCACGATACGCTTACCGGCTTGCCCAATCAGGCCGCCATGGAACAGCACCTGCGCACATCGCTAGGCAGGGAGGGCGGCGCGGCACGAGGCGCGATGCTGATGGTCGACCTGGAACGTTTTCGCGAAATCAACGAAGCGCTGGGCTTCCACCAAGGCGACCAGTTGCTCAAGGCCGCGGCGCAGAGACTCAGCGAGGCGGTGCCGGGCGGCGCGATGGTGGCGCGTTTGCGGGGCGACGAGTTCGCCGTGCTGCTGAGCCCGGCCGACGCCGATACTGCCTCGTCGGTGGCCCAGGGGATCCGCGAAGCGCTGGACCGGCCGTTTCCGTTGGGCGGGCTGTCGCTGCGCATCAACGCCGTGATCGGCATCGCGCTTGCCCCGGAGCACGGGGACGAACCGGCGCGCTTGGGGCGTCATGCGGACGTGGCGGTGCGTCAGGCGAAGCGCTCGCGCAGACCGTTCGCAGTGTACGACCCGAGCGCCGACGAGGACGGCCCGCAGCGGCTGGCCTTGGCGAGCGATCTGCGCCACGCGATCGATGCCGGAGCGCTGGACCTTTACTACCAGCCCAAGATCGACCTGCGCCAGAATGCGCTATGCGGCGTCGAGGCGCTGGTGCGCTGGCGCCATCCCGTGCGCGGGATGGTGTCGCCCGATGAGTTCGTATCGCTGGCCGAGCACACCGGGCTCATCAAGCCGCTTACCCTGTGGGTGCTGGAACAGGCCCTGGGGCAAGCCGCTGCCTGGCGCAGCGCCGGTGTATCGATCCCCATCGCGGTCAACCTGTCGGCCTGGAACCTGCGTGACCGGAACCTGCTGCCCAAGATCGAAGAATTGTTCGCGCGCTGGGGGGCGGGTCCCGGCTGGCTGGATCTGGAGATCACCGAGAGCGCCATGATGGAGGATCCGGAGGGGGCGGTGGGCACGCTGCGTGCGTTAAGTGCGCTCGGTATCGGGCTGTTCATCGACGACTTCGGCACCGGCTACTCATCGCTGAGCTATCTGACCAAGCTGCCCGTCAACGCGGTGAAGATTGACAAGTCCTTTGTGATGGACATGCTGTCCAACCCGCAGTCCGCGGCGGTGGTGCACTCGACCATAGGCTTGGCGCACGATCTGCAAATCGCGGTGGTGGCGGAGGGCGTGGAAGATGCCATCGTGAGCGAGCGCCTTGCCAACTGGGGCTGCGATGTGGGGCAAGGCTATTTCTACGGCCGGCCCGCGCCCGCCGAGGAACTGGTGGTCGCGAAGGGGCGGATAACGCGCTGCCAGTGA
- a CDS encoding dienelactone hydrolase family protein has product MDERVPTQEVTVQAGVAALPGFLSMPDPARGLVVFVHGSGSSRFSSRNRFVAEALNAGGLATLLFDLLTADEHAIDAITAELRFDIGLLTERLVGVLDWIEQQSALQALPVVLFGASTGAAAALDAAAERPARVAAMISRGGRPDLATALSRVRAPTLLIVGGDDIAVIGMNRRAAAQLAVEHRLEIVPGATHLFEEPGTLEEVARLARAWCAAHLPGERDDA; this is encoded by the coding sequence ATGGACGAACGGGTGCCCACGCAGGAGGTCACAGTGCAGGCCGGCGTGGCGGCGCTGCCCGGCTTCCTCAGCATGCCCGATCCCGCGCGCGGGCTGGTGGTGTTCGTACACGGCAGCGGCAGCAGCCGCTTCAGCTCGCGCAACCGCTTCGTCGCCGAGGCTCTCAATGCCGGCGGTCTCGCCACTCTGCTGTTCGATCTGCTGACCGCGGACGAGCACGCCATCGACGCCATCACCGCGGAGCTGCGCTTCGACATCGGCCTGCTCACCGAGCGCCTGGTCGGTGTGCTGGACTGGATCGAGCAACAGAGCGCCTTGCAGGCGCTGCCGGTGGTCCTGTTCGGCGCGAGCACAGGTGCCGCCGCCGCCCTGGATGCGGCGGCCGAGCGCCCGGCGCGCGTCGCCGCGATGATCTCGCGTGGCGGCCGACCCGATCTCGCCACCGCCTTGTCGCGGGTACGCGCGCCGACGCTGCTGATCGTGGGCGGCGACGACATCGCGGTAATCGGCATGAACCGCCGCGCGGCGGCGCAGCTCGCGGTGGAGCATCGCCTGGAGATCGTGCCCGGCGCGACCCATTTGTTCGAGGAGCCCGGCACGCTGGAGGAGGTCGCGCGCCTGGCCCGTGCGTGGTGCGCTGCGCATCTGCCCGGTGAGCGGGATGACGCTTAG
- a CDS encoding Hsp20/alpha crystallin family protein — MERMMDRLMGSWGLPMRWDLPSLARTDMRLDRQFPRVDVVDREDELLVRAELLEVSVEEGSVTIKGSSEREEKEERGDYYRCEIAQGAFSRTLSLPSPVDSEKAKATFRNGILELTLPKLEMAKRRSVKVE; from the coding sequence ATGGAACGGATGATGGACCGCCTGATGGGATCTTGGGGACTGCCGATGCGCTGGGATTTACCCAGTCTGGCGCGCACGGACATGCGCCTCGATCGCCAGTTCCCACGCGTCGACGTAGTGGACCGCGAGGACGAGTTGTTGGTGCGCGCCGAGCTACTCGAGGTATCGGTGGAAGAGGGCAGCGTGACCATCAAGGGCAGCAGTGAGCGCGAGGAGAAGGAAGAGCGCGGCGACTACTACCGCTGCGAGATCGCCCAGGGAGCCTTCTCACGCACCCTGTCGCTGCCGAGCCCGGTGGACAGCGAAAAGGCCAAGGCCACGTTCCGCAATGGGATACTGGAGCTCACGCTTCCGAAGCTGGAGATGGCCAAGCGGCGCAGCGTCAAGGTGGAATAG
- a CDS encoding RtcB family protein: MDIARLNKLSDYAWEIPRAGAMRVPAVLYASEALVTAMDEKVYEQAVNVAALPGIVAGSYAMPDAHWGYGFPIGGVAAFDPDEGGVISAGGVGFDISCGVRALHTGVSAARIREVQSTLADVLFHAIPAGVGSTSRLRLDARAMDDMLEGGAAWAVAQGFGTPADLERIEERGHMAGADPSQVSAKAKQRQKDEMGTLGSGNHYLEVQRVAEIYLPDVAEAFALREGDAIISIHCGSRGLGHQIGTEFLREMVIAAGQYGIDLPDRELACAPIRSPVGEAYLGAMRAGINCALANRQILTQTTREAVARVLPEAELGLLYDVSHNTCKVEEHVVDGASRRLFVHRKGATRAFGPGHPELPPALRPVGQPVLIGGSMGTGSYVLVGSETGEARAFSSACHGAGRAMSRHGATRRWRGRGVVEELAARGILIRSRSMRGVAEEAPGAYKDVGEVVDAAERAGLARKVARLEPMICVKG; the protein is encoded by the coding sequence ATGGACATCGCGCGGTTGAATAAGTTATCCGACTACGCCTGGGAGATCCCACGCGCGGGCGCGATGCGCGTGCCCGCCGTACTGTACGCCAGCGAAGCGCTGGTAACCGCCATGGACGAGAAGGTCTACGAGCAGGCGGTGAACGTGGCCGCGCTGCCCGGCATCGTGGCGGGCTCCTATGCGATGCCCGATGCGCACTGGGGCTATGGTTTTCCCATCGGCGGCGTGGCGGCCTTCGATCCCGACGAGGGTGGGGTCATCTCGGCCGGCGGCGTCGGCTTCGACATCTCCTGCGGTGTACGCGCGCTGCACACCGGCGTGAGCGCCGCGCGCATCCGAGAGGTGCAGAGCACGCTGGCGGACGTGTTGTTCCATGCCATTCCCGCCGGCGTCGGCAGCACCAGCCGGCTGCGCCTGGATGCCCGCGCCATGGACGACATGCTCGAAGGGGGCGCCGCCTGGGCCGTCGCGCAAGGCTTCGGCACGCCGGCCGACCTGGAGCGCATCGAGGAACGCGGCCACATGGCCGGCGCCGATCCCTCGCAGGTCTCGGCCAAGGCCAAGCAGCGCCAAAAGGACGAGATGGGCACCCTCGGCTCGGGCAACCATTACCTGGAGGTGCAGCGGGTGGCCGAGATCTACCTGCCGGATGTGGCCGAGGCCTTCGCGTTGCGCGAGGGCGACGCGATCATCAGCATCCACTGCGGCTCGCGCGGCCTGGGCCACCAGATCGGCACCGAGTTTCTGCGCGAGATGGTCATTGCCGCCGGCCAGTACGGCATCGACCTGCCGGACCGCGAACTGGCCTGCGCGCCGATCCGCTCGCCCGTGGGCGAGGCCTACCTCGGCGCCATGCGCGCGGGCATCAACTGCGCGCTGGCGAACCGGCAGATCCTCACCCAAACCACCCGCGAGGCGGTGGCGCGGGTGCTACCGGAGGCCGAGCTCGGCCTGCTCTACGACGTCTCGCACAACACCTGCAAGGTGGAGGAACACGTTGTCGACGGCGCATCGCGCCGCCTGTTCGTGCACCGCAAGGGCGCCACCCGCGCCTTCGGCCCCGGCCACCCCGAACTGCCGCCGGCGCTGCGCCCGGTGGGCCAGCCGGTGCTGATCGGCGGCTCCATGGGCACCGGCTCCTACGTGTTGGTCGGCAGCGAGACGGGCGAGGCACGCGCGTTCAGCTCGGCCTGCCACGGCGCGGGACGCGCCATGAGCCGCCACGGCGCCACGCGCCGGTGGCGCGGGCGCGGCGTGGTGGAGGAACTGGCCGCGCGCGGCATCCTGATTCGCAGCCGCAGCATGCGCGGCGTGGCGGAGGAGGCGCCCGGCGCCTACAAGGACGTGGGCGAGGTGGTGGACGCCGCGGAACGGGCGGGGCTGGCCCGCAAGGTGGCGCGGCTGGAGCCGATGATCTGCGTGAAGGGGTAG
- a CDS encoding permease, whose translation MAARGGASPWINGIFLLIILVGGGWLLYREGWTALSAASLNTFGLLALLVPILAAALLVSGYVQQLLPRERLQQWLGGRGGWRGLAVATVAGALTPGGPFAAFPLVAALYRAGVGAPVCVAYLTAWSTLGLHRIIIWEVPLLGEGFVLLRYLASLPLPFLAGWITAALLRRSPSWL comes from the coding sequence ATGGCGGCGCGCGGCGGGGCGTCGCCCTGGATCAACGGGATCTTTCTGCTGATCATCCTGGTCGGCGGCGGTTGGCTGCTCTACCGCGAGGGCTGGACGGCGCTGAGCGCCGCGAGCCTGAACACCTTCGGCCTGCTCGCCTTGCTGGTGCCCATCCTGGCCGCCGCGCTGCTGGTAAGCGGCTATGTGCAGCAACTGCTGCCGCGCGAGCGTCTGCAACAATGGCTGGGCGGACGCGGCGGTTGGCGCGGCCTCGCGGTGGCGACCGTGGCCGGTGCCCTCACGCCGGGCGGGCCCTTTGCCGCGTTTCCGTTGGTCGCCGCGCTGTACCGCGCGGGTGTCGGCGCGCCCGTGTGCGTCGCCTACCTGACGGCGTGGTCCACCCTGGGCCTGCACCGCATCATCATCTGGGAGGTCCCGCTGCTCGGCGAGGGCTTCGTGTTGCTGCGCTACCTCGCCTCGCTGCCGCTACCCTTCCTGGCCGGCTGGATCACGGCCGCTCTGCTACGGCGTTCGCCCTCATGGCTGTAG
- a CDS encoding chemotaxis protein CheR has translation MQLRWAGFRRVRRQVCRRIGARMRALGIASTVEYRAYLEHEPAEWPLLDALCHITISRFYRDRALFDTLRDEILPALASGPFDEAARLRCWSAGCASGEEAYTLALIWHFAVAPRAPRVQIEITATDLERPLLARARRACYPRSSLRELPAAWLAAAFETRPEGYCLIEALRADVRFLEQDLRKARPDGRFQLILCRNLAFTYFAPAVQQQVLAHLRESLAPRGILVLGAHERLPPNDDFQPLAPGRPLYRRRPLEPSLPQPGM, from the coding sequence TTGCAGCTGCGCTGGGCGGGCTTTCGCCGTGTGCGTCGGCAGGTGTGCCGCCGCATCGGCGCGCGCATGCGCGCACTCGGCATCGCGAGCACGGTCGAGTACCGGGCGTACCTTGAGCACGAGCCAGCCGAGTGGCCGCTGCTGGACGCGCTCTGCCATATCACGATCTCGCGCTTCTACCGCGACCGCGCGCTGTTCGACACGCTACGCGACGAGATCCTGCCGGCCCTCGCGAGCGGCCCGTTCGACGAGGCGGCGCGGTTGCGCTGCTGGAGCGCAGGCTGCGCCTCCGGCGAGGAGGCCTACACCCTCGCCTTGATCTGGCACTTCGCGGTCGCGCCGCGCGCCCCCCGGGTACAAATCGAGATCACGGCCACGGATCTCGAGCGCCCCTTGCTGGCGCGCGCCCGCCGCGCCTGCTACCCGCGCAGCAGCCTGCGCGAGCTGCCGGCCGCGTGGCTAGCGGCCGCGTTCGAGACGCGCCCCGAGGGCTACTGCCTGATCGAAGCGCTACGGGCGGACGTACGCTTCCTGGAACAAGATCTGCGCAAAGCAAGGCCGGACGGCCGTTTCCAGTTGATCCTGTGCCGCAACCTCGCGTTCACCTATTTCGCGCCCGCGGTCCAGCAACAGGTCCTCGCCCACCTGCGCGAGAGCCTGGCGCCCCGCGGCATTCTGGTTCTCGGCGCGCACGAGCGCCTGCCGCCCAACGACGACTTTCAGCCGCTTGCGCCGGGCCGGCCGCTCTACCGCCGGCGCCCGCTCGAGCCGTCCCTGCCTCAGCCGGGAATGTGA
- a CDS encoding archease produces MTEHAPPEAGARPRPSWSHYTHGADIGVRGRGPSKASAFEQAALALAAVVADPAQLGDAVQIDIACEAPDDELLLADWLNALVYEMAVGGLLFSRFEVRLEPGRLQAKAWGERVDLSRHEPVVEVKGATYTTLRVAQEPDGAWVAQCVVDV; encoded by the coding sequence ATGACCGAACACGCACCGCCGGAAGCGGGTGCCCGGCCGCGTCCGAGCTGGAGCCATTACACCCACGGGGCGGACATCGGGGTGCGCGGTCGCGGGCCGAGCAAGGCGAGCGCCTTTGAGCAGGCGGCGCTCGCGCTCGCGGCGGTGGTGGCCGATCCGGCGCAGCTGGGTGACGCGGTGCAGATCGACATCGCCTGTGAGGCGCCGGACGATGAGCTGCTGCTCGCCGACTGGCTCAACGCCCTGGTGTACGAGATGGCGGTCGGCGGGCTGCTGTTCAGCCGCTTCGAGGTCCGCCTCGAGCCGGGGCGCCTGCAGGCCAAGGCCTGGGGCGAGCGCGTGGACCTCAGCCGCCACGAGCCGGTGGTGGAGGTGAAGGGCGCGACCTACACGACGCTGCGGGTGGCGCAGGAGCCTGACGGCGCGTGGGTAGCGCAGTGCGTCGTGGACGTGTGA
- a CDS encoding ribose-phosphate pyrophosphokinase — protein sequence MTLSVFALGTSHPFGERVAETLGSPLAPLEEREFEDGEHKARPLVSVRGHDVYVIHALHGEPAQSANDKLVRLLLFLGTLRDAGAARVTAVIPYLCYARKDRRTKSRDPVSTRYVAALLEAVGTDRVVTLDAHNLAAYQNAFRIPAEHLEARPVFAAHFARALAGAQLAVVSPDVGGIKRAEVFRETLEARLGRPVARAFMEKQRSAGVVSGDRLVGEVAGRTVVLVDDLISSGETLRRAGAACRAQGATRVLAAATHGVFSMRADAVLQGAELERVVVSDAVFPFHRLGEAARGRVEVLSVAPLVAEAIRRLHQDGSLVDLLEGWGD from the coding sequence ATGACGCTTAGCGTCTTCGCGCTAGGTACCAGCCACCCGTTCGGCGAGCGGGTCGCCGAGACGCTCGGCAGCCCCCTCGCGCCCCTCGAGGAGCGCGAGTTCGAGGACGGCGAGCACAAGGCGCGGCCGCTCGTGAGCGTGCGTGGCCACGACGTGTACGTCATCCATGCGCTGCATGGCGAGCCGGCGCAGAGCGCCAACGACAAGCTGGTGCGCCTGCTGCTGTTCCTCGGCACGCTGCGCGACGCGGGGGCGGCCCGCGTGACGGCCGTCATCCCCTACCTCTGCTACGCGCGCAAGGACCGGCGCACCAAGTCGCGCGATCCGGTCTCCACGCGCTATGTGGCGGCGCTGCTCGAGGCGGTGGGGACCGACCGCGTGGTCACCCTCGACGCGCACAACTTAGCCGCCTATCAGAATGCCTTTCGCATACCCGCCGAGCACCTGGAGGCGCGGCCGGTGTTCGCGGCGCACTTCGCGCGCGCCTTGGCAGGCGCGCAGCTCGCCGTGGTCTCGCCCGACGTCGGCGGCATCAAGCGCGCCGAGGTCTTCCGCGAGACGCTGGAGGCGCGCCTCGGCCGGCCGGTGGCGCGCGCCTTCATGGAGAAGCAGCGCAGCGCCGGGGTGGTATCGGGCGATCGGCTGGTCGGCGAGGTGGCCGGGCGCACGGTGGTGTTGGTGGACGATTTGATCAGCAGCGGCGAGACGCTGCGCCGCGCCGGCGCGGCGTGCCGGGCGCAAGGCGCCACGCGCGTGCTCGCGGCGGCCACGCACGGCGTGTTCTCCATGCGCGCCGATGCGGTGCTGCAGGGCGCTGAGTTGGAACGGGTGGTGGTGAGCGACGCGGTGTTCCCCTTCCACCGCCTCGGCGAGGCGGCGCGTGGGCGTGTGGAGGTGCTGAGCGTCGCGCCGCTTGTCGCCGAGGCCATTCGTCGGCTGCACCAGGACGGCTCGCTGGTCGACCTGCTGGAGGGGTGGGGCGATTAG
- the rimO gene encoding 30S ribosomal protein S12 methylthiotransferase RimO, producing MPVSAPPKVGFVSLGCPKALVDSERVLTQLRAEGYQISPDYDDADLVVVNTCGFIDAAVEESLDAIGEALAENGRVIVTGCLGAKGDVVRETHPQVLAVTGPHALEEVMAAVHQHLPPQHDPYTSLIPPQGIKLTPRHYAYLKISEGCNHRCTFCIIPSLRGDLVSRPIGEVMDEAQRLVDAGVRELLVVSQDTSAYGVDIKYRTGFWGGRPLKTRFADLARALGELGVWVRMHYVYPYPHVDEVIDLMAEGLVLPYLDIPFQHASPRVLKAMRRPARSENTLARVRDWRARCPELTLRSTFIVGFPGETEDDFAQLLEFLEEAQLDRVGAFAYSPVEGAAANALDGAVPEALKQERLARLMAAQARISAARLATRIGRRMRVLVDEAGENGVLARSAADAPEIDGVVHVAGAQAAAGEFLEVEITGADAHDLYARAL from the coding sequence ATGCCCGTGTCGGCGCCCCCGAAAGTCGGTTTCGTCAGCCTCGGCTGCCCCAAGGCATTGGTCGATTCCGAGCGCGTGCTCACTCAGCTACGCGCCGAGGGCTACCAGATCAGTCCGGACTACGACGACGCCGATCTGGTGGTGGTGAACACCTGCGGCTTCATCGACGCGGCGGTGGAGGAGTCGCTGGACGCCATCGGCGAGGCGCTGGCAGAGAACGGTCGCGTGATCGTCACCGGCTGCCTCGGCGCCAAGGGCGACGTGGTGCGCGAGACCCACCCGCAGGTGCTGGCGGTGACGGGCCCGCACGCGCTCGAGGAAGTCATGGCTGCCGTGCACCAGCACCTACCGCCGCAGCATGACCCTTACACCAGTCTCATCCCGCCCCAGGGCATCAAGCTCACGCCGCGTCATTACGCCTATCTGAAGATCAGCGAGGGCTGCAATCACCGCTGCACCTTCTGCATCATTCCCTCCTTGCGCGGCGACTTGGTGAGCCGCCCCATCGGCGAGGTCATGGACGAGGCGCAGCGGCTGGTGGACGCCGGCGTGCGCGAGCTGCTGGTGGTCTCGCAGGACACCAGCGCCTATGGTGTGGACATCAAGTACCGCACCGGTTTCTGGGGTGGTCGGCCGCTCAAGACGCGCTTCGCCGATCTCGCGCGCGCGCTGGGCGAACTCGGGGTGTGGGTGCGCATGCACTACGTCTATCCCTATCCGCATGTCGACGAGGTCATCGACCTCATGGCCGAGGGCCTGGTCCTGCCCTATCTCGACATCCCCTTCCAGCATGCCAGTCCACGCGTGCTGAAGGCCATGCGCCGCCCGGCACGCAGCGAGAACACCCTGGCGCGCGTGCGCGACTGGCGCGCGCGCTGCCCGGAGCTTACCTTGCGCAGCACCTTCATCGTGGGTTTCCCGGGCGAGACCGAGGACGACTTCGCGCAACTGCTGGAGTTTCTGGAAGAAGCGCAGTTGGACCGAGTCGGCGCCTTTGCCTATTCTCCGGTCGAGGGCGCGGCAGCCAACGCCCTGGACGGGGCGGTGCCCGAAGCGCTCAAGCAGGAGCGCCTCGCGCGGCTCATGGCGGCGCAGGCGCGGATCAGCGCCGCGCGTCTTGCCACGCGCATCGGCCGGCGCATGCGCGTGCTGGTGGATGAGGCGGGCGAGAACGGCGTGCTGGCGCGCAGTGCGGCGGACGCACCGGAGATCGACGGCGTGGTGCATGTGGCGGGCGCGCAAGCCGCGGCCGGCGAGTTCCTGGAGGTGGAGATCACCGGCGCGGACGCGCACGACCTCTACGCGCGGGCGCTGTAG
- a CDS encoding phosphatase PAP2 family protein yields the protein MLATRGGGLLNWIGSNPLPILLSLLILAGGAWGFIELADEVLEGATQSVDERILLAMRTPGDPATPIGPPWLAELGRDVTALGGVAVLTTMVLISAGYLLLAAKYRSAVFMVLAVAGGLVLSSLLKLAIDRPRPELVSHESLVYTASFPSGHAMMAAVTYLTLAVMLARVQPRRRLKAYLLLVALLITVAVGLSRIYVGVHWPSDVLAGWTAGAAWAALCWLVALWLQRSGRVEPADQEP from the coding sequence GTGTTGGCGACGCGCGGCGGCGGACTGTTGAACTGGATCGGCTCCAACCCGCTGCCGATCCTGCTCAGCCTGCTGATCCTGGCGGGCGGCGCCTGGGGGTTCATCGAACTGGCCGACGAGGTGCTGGAGGGTGCCACCCAAAGCGTGGACGAGCGCATCCTGCTCGCCATGCGCACGCCGGGCGATCCCGCCACCCCCATCGGCCCCCCCTGGCTTGCCGAACTCGGCCGCGATGTGACGGCGCTGGGGGGCGTGGCGGTGCTCACCACCATGGTCCTGATCAGCGCGGGCTACCTGCTGCTCGCGGCCAAGTACCGCAGCGCCGTGTTCATGGTGCTCGCGGTGGCCGGGGGCCTGGTGCTGAGCAGCCTGCTGAAGCTCGCCATCGACCGGCCCCGGCCGGAACTCGTCTCGCACGAGTCGCTGGTGTACACCGCGAGCTTCCCCAGCGGCCACGCCATGATGGCGGCGGTGACCTACCTCACGCTTGCGGTGATGCTGGCGCGCGTGCAGCCGCGGCGGCGCCTGAAGGCCTACCTGTTGTTGGTCGCGCTGCTGATCACGGTGGCGGTGGGGCTGAGCCGCATCTATGTCGGGGTGCATTGGCCGAGCGACGTGCTGGCCGGCTGGACCGCCGGGGCCGCCTGGGCCGCGCTGTGTTGGCTGGTCGCGCTCTGGCTGCAGCGCAGTGGGCGGGTGGAGCCGGCCGACCAGGAGCCCTAG